One Lucilia cuprina isolate Lc7/37 chromosome 4, ASM2204524v1, whole genome shotgun sequence DNA segment encodes these proteins:
- the LOC124419271 gene encoding modular serine protease-like: MQCFDTKIQCVNSKECINSIDLCNGRVDCKDGSDESLELCINFRCVGFTCGYGGCISSNAKCNGIKECADGSDEAWQLCTTPRKFDIQTIVTPTANVNPANIAIQTSAQCIIPNIPELEDLIFKLHPLNETIRIGSFVNDFEIIHIECQNNYFLKGQTSLMCENGKWNFDFPSCKGYCDGARLSGLSIRAVCNYGIRFAECPKRIPSGTKIKLYCNFGYTRNPNVPQLIQCLPDGSFDANPQPCIHSCGMVSSFMFPLYTRAIHIKPSPAPWHVSIHEYNGINYNYICSGSIVSPRVVIIDHLGYTIYLSLLS, from the exons ATGCAATG ttttgatACTAAAATACAATGTGTGAATTCTAAGGAATGTATAAATTCAATTGATCTTTGTAATGGTCGTGTAGACTGCAAAGATGGTTCCGATGAATCGCTGGAGTTATGCATTAATTTTCGTTGTGTGGGCTTTACATGTGGTTATGGTGGATGTATTAGTAGTAATGCTAAATGTAATGGTATAAAAGAGTGTGCTGATGGCTCAGACGAGGCCTGGCAGTTGTGTACAACACCACGAAAATTCGATATTCAAACAATTGTAACACCGACTGCAAATGTAAATCCAGCTAATATAGCTATACAAACATCCGCCCAATGCATTATACCAAATATACCAGAACTAGAGGATTTGATATTTAAGCTACATCCTCTAAATGAAACTATTCGAATAGGTTCATTTGTGAATGATTTCGAAATCATACATATCGAATgccaaaacaattattttttaaaaggtcAAACCAGTCTTATGTGTGAAAATGGTAAATGGAATTTTGATTTTCCTTCCTGTAAGG GCTATTGTGATGGTGCACGCTTGAGCGGTCTTTCCATACGGGCTGTTTGTAATTATGGAATACGTTTTGCGGAGTGTCCTAAAAGAATTCCTTCTGgtactaaaattaaactttattgtAACTTTGGTTACACTCGTAATCCGAATGTTCCACAATTAATACAATGCTTACCAGATGGCAGTTTCGATGCAAATCCTCAGCCCTGCATTCACAGTTGTGGCATGGTATCTTCTTTTATGTTCCCCCTATATACCCGTGCTATTCACATAAAACCTAGCCCAGCACCGTGGCACGTATCTATACATGAATATAATGGTATTAATTACAACTACATTTGTAGTGGATCTATTGTTTCTCCTCGTGTTGTAATAATCGATCATTTAGGTTATACTATTTATCTTAGCCTTCTTTCTTAG